In one window of Gossypium arboreum isolate Shixiya-1 chromosome 4, ASM2569848v2, whole genome shotgun sequence DNA:
- the LOC108458191 gene encoding short-chain dehydrogenase TIC 32 B, chloroplastic-like: protein MVGIFSLVTGWPGPSGFGSSSTAEQVTQGIDGTNLTAIITGGASGIGLETSRVLALRGVHVIIGARNVKAANEAKKTILTEIETARVDVLELDLCSIRSIRAFADNFIALNLHLNILINNAGIMFCPFQLSQDGIEVQFATNHIGHFLLTELLLDKMKNTVKTTGIQGRIVNLSSIAHTHCYKNGIRFDHINAKDGYNDKRAYGQSKLANILHANELSRRLQEEGVNITVNSVHPGLIMTPLFRHSAVLMNFLKFFSFFLWKNVPQGAATTCYVALHPRLKGVTAKYFVDCNEMTPSSYARDEALARKLWDFSHKLINSVSKP, encoded by the exons atGGTTGGTATCTTCTCGTTGGTGACAGGGTGGCCTGGGCCAAGCGGCTTTGGTTCCTCTTCTACTGCTGAACAGGTTACTCAAGGAATCGATGGAACCAACCTCACTGCTATAATAACTG GAGGTGCAAGTGGGATCGGGTTGGAGACTTCACGAGTATTGGCTCTTCGAGGTGTTCATGTCATTATCGGTGCAAGGAACGTGAAAGCTGCGAATGAAGCCAAAAAGACTATTCTTACAGAAATCGAAACCGCACGTGTTGATGTTTTGGAGCTGGATCTTTGCTCCATTAGATCCATTAGAGCATTTGCTGACAATTTCATTGCTCTTAATCTTCATCTCAATATCTTAAT AAACAATGCTGGGATCATGTTCTGTCCCTtccagctttcacaagatggaattGAGGTTCAGTTTGCAACTAATCATATTG GGCATTTCCTCTTAACTGAGCTTCTTCTAGACAAAATGAAGAACACAGTGAAAACTACTGGTATTCAAGGAAGGATTGTTAACTTATCATCAATAGCCCACACCCACTGTTATAAAAATGGGATCCGATTTGATCACATCAATGCTAAAGATGG TTACAATGACAAAAGAGCGTATGGGCAGTCCAAATTAGCAAATATATTACATGCCAATGAACTCTCTCGTCGATTGCAG GAAGAAGGTGTCAACATCACAGTAAATTCGGTTCACCCAGGATTGATTATGACGCCTCTATTTAGGCACTCTGCCGTCCTCATGA ACTTCTTGAAGTTCTTCAGTTTCTTCCTATGGAAGAATGTCCCCCAG GGGGCGGCGACGACCTGTTACGTGGCCCTCCACCCACGGCTGAAGGGAGTCACCGCGAAATACTTTGTAGACTGCAATGAGATGACACCAAGTTCATATGCAAGAGATGAGGCTTTGGCAAGGAAACTATGGGATTTCAGTCACAAATTGATTAACTCAGTTTCTAAACCTTGA